One Phycisphaeraceae bacterium DNA window includes the following coding sequences:
- a CDS encoding CHASE2 domain-containing protein — protein sequence MTDSTRSSFQDDSPLRGAMDHVHPQVDGFTLVMTPPLPPFLRGGFGRVYRAVNPAGMLVAIKVPHPLGLDAAMLERWNEECRSSLALPPHEHLVTFYGRVTARWPSGTETPALVMEWLEGARGLIPYADSAGLDKVERLALFRQALDGVAWLHAHGTPHCDLKSSNLLVIERGRSPVVKVADFGGTRRGGRSDPSPPIYSPHRVAPEVIAGDPAAIDARADVFSLGKELAELIGGPGAVTPHPGEAEWRAKPLESERGLRDSALDEIVARATAPVRGDRYADARELLEALANYRPPGRERWARALESRLWPRRNSTRRFARPLVALAVLMLLCVGLTALLSVAAVAFRAGPEIRLPGAEVTDLSHVAVIRGEDAGELVRVAQHLGISGVSAESRGSWRRVWARVLDEVVAMNPSVVVFDIVFPSLDEPELNTVIADAMHRARKVGVPVVVATHDYTPGRPHQHGGPLQLAKEIVNAAAAWGCYRLEPVHGFEKALFVPRSSQGEVRLPLAAAAVASSIDRGRSVAVTMDASLEALQFHHGLDAPRSVVLFDVRPRRALWLEDPGGLQPDDQVGVFPFEAPQPAAIAAIDRTVMQCVAPSETEREALRELINGRVVFLAAWSEQDVHPVRDGRSMPGVWLHATATEALMQGVAAPRLRTLDSVLSLGIVPVAMALAMLVTARRLQSRGLNMPSLGGSWSTSILQPAVARRRWRNAAIALMMTTAAAVALWIASRSMPVHVHFHTAILLIGAVAGAIGGAAVALVAGWMGLVRLAWSLDHADTLEA from the coding sequence ATGACCGACTCGACGCGATCCAGCTTTCAGGATGACTCTCCGCTTCGCGGCGCGATGGACCATGTCCATCCGCAAGTGGATGGCTTCACGCTGGTCATGACACCACCGCTCCCTCCATTCCTGCGAGGGGGGTTCGGCCGCGTCTATCGCGCCGTCAATCCAGCGGGCATGCTCGTTGCCATCAAGGTGCCGCATCCGCTCGGCCTCGATGCGGCGATGCTGGAGCGATGGAACGAGGAGTGTCGAAGTTCATTGGCGCTTCCACCCCATGAACATCTCGTGACCTTCTACGGGCGAGTGACAGCGCGGTGGCCCAGCGGCACGGAGACCCCGGCGCTGGTGATGGAATGGCTCGAAGGCGCGCGAGGGCTGATTCCCTACGCCGACTCGGCGGGCCTCGACAAGGTGGAGCGACTCGCGCTCTTCCGCCAAGCGCTCGATGGCGTCGCGTGGCTGCACGCTCATGGAACGCCTCACTGCGACCTGAAGAGCTCGAATCTGCTGGTCATCGAGCGCGGGCGCTCGCCCGTGGTCAAGGTCGCGGACTTCGGGGGCACTCGGCGCGGGGGTCGATCCGATCCATCGCCGCCAATCTACTCGCCGCATCGAGTGGCGCCGGAGGTCATTGCGGGCGACCCCGCCGCAATCGATGCCCGAGCGGATGTCTTTTCGCTCGGCAAGGAACTCGCGGAACTCATCGGCGGGCCTGGCGCCGTGACTCCGCATCCTGGTGAGGCCGAGTGGCGCGCCAAGCCGCTTGAGTCAGAGCGGGGCCTTCGGGATTCGGCGCTGGATGAGATCGTGGCCCGCGCGACAGCCCCTGTGCGCGGCGATCGCTACGCCGACGCCCGTGAACTGCTCGAAGCACTGGCGAACTATCGCCCACCGGGACGCGAGCGATGGGCCCGCGCTCTTGAGTCGCGACTCTGGCCCCGGCGTAACTCGACTCGGCGCTTCGCTCGACCACTGGTTGCCCTTGCAGTGCTCATGCTGCTCTGCGTGGGGCTGACGGCGCTCCTCTCAGTGGCCGCCGTCGCCTTCCGCGCCGGTCCTGAGATCAGGCTTCCGGGCGCTGAGGTCACCGACCTGTCGCATGTCGCCGTGATCCGGGGCGAAGATGCGGGCGAGCTCGTTCGAGTCGCCCAGCACCTCGGGATCTCTGGGGTGTCGGCTGAGTCTCGCGGCTCCTGGCGGCGCGTCTGGGCGCGCGTGCTCGATGAAGTCGTCGCCATGAATCCCTCGGTGGTCGTCTTCGATATCGTCTTCCCCAGTCTCGACGAGCCGGAGCTCAACACCGTCATTGCCGACGCCATGCATCGGGCACGGAAGGTCGGTGTTCCGGTGGTCGTCGCCACACACGACTACACACCAGGGCGGCCCCATCAGCATGGTGGACCGTTGCAACTCGCCAAGGAGATCGTCAACGCCGCCGCCGCGTGGGGGTGCTACCGACTCGAGCCCGTGCATGGATTCGAGAAGGCCCTCTTTGTTCCCCGCTCGTCGCAGGGCGAAGTGCGCCTTCCGCTGGCAGCCGCGGCGGTCGCAAGTTCAATCGACCGAGGTCGGTCGGTCGCCGTCACCATGGATGCGTCACTCGAGGCACTCCAGTTCCACCACGGGCTCGATGCGCCGCGCAGCGTGGTGCTCTTCGATGTTCGCCCTCGTCGGGCGCTCTGGCTCGAGGATCCGGGAGGCCTTCAACCCGATGATCAGGTCGGCGTCTTTCCCTTCGAAGCACCACAACCTGCGGCCATCGCGGCCATTGACCGGACTGTGATGCAGTGCGTCGCTCCTTCTGAGACCGAGCGCGAGGCGTTGCGTGAACTCATCAACGGTCGTGTCGTCTTCCTTGCCGCTTGGAGTGAACAGGATGTCCATCCGGTCCGAGATGGTCGATCGATGCCCGGGGTCTGGCTTCACGCCACCGCGACCGAGGCGCTCATGCAGGGCGTGGCGGCTCCGCGCCTTCGAACGCTCGACTCGGTGCTCTCGCTCGGCATTGTTCCCGTCGCGATGGCGCTCGCCATGCTGGTGACCGCGCGGCGCCTTCAAAGCCGCGGACTGAACATGCCCTCGCTGGGAGGATCGTGGTCAACTTCGATTCTCCAGCCAGCGGTGGCTCGTCGGCGCTGGAGGAACGCCGCCATCGCGCTCATGATGACCACGGCAGCGGCGGTCGCTCTCTGGATCGCAAGCCGCAGCATGCCGGTGCATGTGCACTTTCACACGGCCATTCTCCTGATTGGAGCAGTGGCGGGTGCGATCGGTGGTGCCGCCGTCGCGCTCGTTGCCGGATGGATGGGACTGGTCCGACTGGCGTGGAGCCTCGATCACGCCGATACACTCGAAGCGTGA
- a CDS encoding PD40 domain-containing protein: MITRSLAAPAALVVAIATLALASSLTLAVSPQAPALPSRAAAPVVLAAAPAQGEVTIPDARLLRFPDVGRDFIVFLFANDLWLVPKEGGVAKPLAAAPGSMLFPRFSPDSSQVAFVGSLEGGRDLYIMPVGGGTATRVTHHPTNETLCDWTPDGQSLVFASADMGGLTRSTQLYQVPVTGGMPTRIPVPYGTNAAISRDGRWLAYTPHSIDGRTWKRYRGGMATDIWLYDLQSGESRQVTDWEGLDSIPMWHGTDLYYLSDEGPSHRLNIWRYDTRTGAREQITTFDDFDVKWPAIGPDDGGHGEIVFQLGPKLMLLNLATRQAREVPVQIPGARQRIAPKTQDVSRRIGAWSISPTGKRVAVEARGDLWTLPAENGSPRALTQTNGVAERTPAWSPDGRWIAFFDDSTGEYELMLIAVDGSGTRRQLTSDSGPFKTAIFWSPDSKKIAFTDKTGTLRLVDVESTEVTLVDREPRSGAPIPSFSADSAWITYSRADDDNDHDSIWVYEVATGTKHRLTSGLFNDYSPVFSRNGEWIFFQSSRNFQPQYGDFDDSWVYLNSGQLMAMPLRKDVKHPWLPESDEETVKEEKKPDADKEKKENGEKNDNGEKPAEEKKDPPADEKNGGERKDPPADKKEGDDKDDKDDKDDKKDPPSEEKDAPKEEADARRPGRGRGGAAPKDPPKPITIDVEGIEERVLELPVRPGRFGSLAVNDQNHLIYVRAGGAMRARGGGGEDEPGTGIRLLDLSDKKQEEKSVGPGRSFQMSADGKKLLVPAQGGGANILDARANAKSQAVVTTPMFTRIDPPTEWRQIIRDAYRIMRDYFYEEGLHQVDWARERDRALALVDFANSREDLNFIIAEMISELNVGHAYLQGPGDVESPPGGPGVGLLGVDFEIDGDEEGHRAYRMKRLVRGAPWDSDARNPLLAPGIDVKEGEFLLAVNGQPLSVELNPWAAFTGLAGRTTVLRVGPNPKDDDQARTVIVRPLSSENALRYRDWIERNRAFVEEKSGGQIGYIYVPNTGVDGQTDLYRQFQGNRARPGLIIDERWNGGGQIPNRFIELLNRPRTNYWAVRDHRDWDQPRGAHHGPKAMLINGLAGSGGDMFPWLFRHHGLGPLVGTRTWGGLVGISGNPSFVDGGNISVPRFAFYKLDGTWGIEGHGVDPDFEVIDDPGVMRGGLEFGGRDPQLEKAIELVLAELERNPPRDPPRPAGPDRSGMGLPLEDR; the protein is encoded by the coding sequence ATGATCACGCGCTCTCTTGCCGCTCCTGCGGCCCTGGTTGTCGCGATCGCCACCCTGGCGCTCGCATCGAGTCTCACGCTCGCCGTCTCGCCACAGGCCCCCGCTCTTCCGAGTCGGGCCGCTGCACCAGTTGTTTTGGCTGCTGCGCCAGCCCAGGGCGAGGTCACCATTCCAGACGCTCGCCTCCTGCGCTTCCCCGATGTGGGACGCGACTTCATCGTCTTCCTTTTCGCGAACGATCTCTGGCTCGTGCCCAAGGAAGGCGGAGTCGCGAAGCCACTCGCCGCGGCACCCGGGTCGATGCTCTTTCCCCGATTCTCTCCCGACTCCTCGCAAGTGGCCTTCGTCGGCTCACTCGAAGGGGGCCGCGATCTCTACATCATGCCCGTCGGCGGGGGCACGGCGACGCGGGTCACGCATCACCCGACCAACGAGACCCTCTGCGATTGGACTCCCGATGGTCAATCTCTGGTCTTTGCCAGTGCCGACATGGGCGGGCTCACACGATCAACGCAGCTCTATCAGGTGCCCGTGACCGGAGGGATGCCCACGCGCATTCCGGTGCCCTACGGCACCAACGCGGCGATCAGTCGTGATGGTCGCTGGCTGGCCTACACCCCCCACTCGATCGACGGGCGCACTTGGAAGCGCTATCGCGGCGGGATGGCCACGGACATCTGGCTCTACGACCTCCAGAGCGGAGAGAGTCGGCAGGTCACGGACTGGGAGGGACTCGACAGCATTCCGATGTGGCATGGCACCGATCTCTACTACCTGAGCGACGAGGGACCCTCGCATCGCCTCAACATTTGGCGCTACGACACTCGGACCGGCGCTCGCGAGCAGATCACCACCTTCGACGACTTCGATGTGAAGTGGCCGGCAATCGGTCCTGATGATGGCGGCCACGGAGAGATTGTCTTTCAGCTCGGGCCCAAGTTGATGCTGCTCAACCTCGCCACGCGACAGGCCCGCGAGGTTCCCGTGCAGATCCCCGGTGCGCGACAGCGGATTGCGCCGAAGACCCAGGATGTCTCGCGCCGCATCGGTGCCTGGAGTATCTCCCCCACCGGGAAGCGCGTCGCGGTTGAAGCTCGCGGCGATCTCTGGACACTGCCCGCCGAGAATGGTTCGCCCCGGGCGCTGACCCAGACCAACGGCGTCGCGGAGCGCACGCCGGCGTGGAGCCCCGATGGCCGGTGGATCGCCTTCTTCGATGACTCGACCGGCGAGTATGAACTGATGCTGATCGCCGTCGACGGCAGCGGAACTCGACGGCAGCTCACGAGCGATTCGGGCCCCTTCAAGACGGCCATCTTCTGGAGCCCGGACTCGAAGAAGATCGCCTTCACCGACAAGACGGGCACGCTCCGACTCGTCGATGTCGAGAGCACGGAGGTGACGCTCGTCGATCGCGAGCCTCGCTCCGGCGCACCGATTCCCTCGTTCAGCGCGGACAGCGCCTGGATCACCTACTCGCGCGCCGATGACGACAACGATCACGACTCAATCTGGGTCTACGAAGTCGCGACCGGCACGAAGCACCGCCTGACGAGCGGACTCTTCAATGACTACTCGCCTGTCTTCAGCCGCAACGGCGAGTGGATCTTCTTCCAGAGCAGCCGCAACTTCCAGCCGCAGTACGGCGACTTCGACGACTCATGGGTCTATCTCAACTCGGGCCAGCTCATGGCGATGCCGCTCCGCAAGGATGTGAAGCACCCGTGGTTGCCCGAGAGCGACGAGGAGACCGTCAAGGAGGAGAAGAAGCCCGACGCCGACAAGGAGAAGAAGGAGAACGGCGAGAAGAACGACAACGGCGAGAAGCCCGCCGAGGAGAAGAAGGACCCGCCCGCCGATGAGAAGAATGGTGGCGAAAGGAAGGACCCGCCCGCCGACAAGAAGGAGGGCGATGATAAGGATGACAAGGATGACAAGGATGACAAGAAGGATCCCCCCTCCGAGGAGAAGGACGCTCCCAAGGAGGAGGCCGACGCCCGCAGGCCGGGCCGCGGTCGCGGAGGCGCCGCTCCGAAGGATCCACCGAAGCCGATCACGATCGATGTCGAAGGCATCGAAGAGCGCGTGCTCGAACTGCCCGTGCGCCCTGGTCGATTCGGCTCACTCGCGGTGAACGACCAGAATCACCTCATCTATGTCCGCGCCGGTGGCGCCATGCGGGCGCGCGGCGGAGGCGGAGAAGATGAGCCGGGTACCGGCATCCGACTGCTGGACCTCTCCGACAAGAAGCAGGAGGAGAAGAGCGTCGGCCCGGGCCGCTCATTCCAGATGAGTGCCGATGGCAAGAAGCTGCTCGTGCCGGCGCAGGGTGGCGGGGCGAACATTCTCGATGCCCGCGCCAACGCGAAGTCGCAGGCCGTGGTGACCACGCCGATGTTCACCCGCATCGATCCGCCGACCGAGTGGCGTCAGATCATCCGTGACGCCTATCGCATCATGCGCGACTACTTCTACGAGGAGGGCCTCCACCAGGTGGATTGGGCTCGCGAGAGGGATCGCGCGCTGGCGCTCGTCGACTTCGCCAACAGCCGCGAGGATCTCAACTTCATCATCGCGGAGATGATCTCCGAACTGAATGTCGGCCACGCCTATCTTCAGGGTCCGGGCGATGTCGAATCCCCGCCCGGCGGCCCCGGGGTCGGTCTGCTCGGCGTGGACTTCGAGATTGATGGCGACGAGGAGGGCCACCGCGCCTATCGCATGAAGAGGCTGGTGCGCGGCGCTCCGTGGGACAGCGATGCACGGAATCCCCTGCTCGCGCCCGGCATCGATGTGAAGGAGGGCGAGTTCCTGCTGGCCGTGAATGGACAGCCGCTGAGTGTCGAATTGAACCCATGGGCCGCTTTCACCGGTCTTGCCGGTCGCACCACCGTGCTGCGCGTCGGTCCGAATCCGAAGGATGACGATCAGGCACGCACCGTCATCGTGCGCCCCCTCTCGAGCGAGAACGCTCTTCGATACCGCGACTGGATCGAGCGCAACCGCGCGTTTGTCGAGGAGAAGTCCGGCGGGCAGATCGGCTACATCTATGTTCCCAACACGGGCGTCGACGGTCAGACGGATCTCTACCGTCAGTTCCAGGGCAATCGAGCCCGGCCCGGTCTCATCATCGACGAGCGCTGGAACGGCGGCGGTCAGATCCCGAACCGCTTCATCGAGCTGCTCAATCGTCCACGCACGAACTACTGGGCGGTGCGCGATCATCGCGACTGGGATCAGCCGCGCGGCGCCCATCACGGCCCGAAGGCCATGCTGATCAACGGTCTCGCGGGGTCGGGCGGCGACATGTTCCCGTGGCTCTTCAGGCATCACGGGCTCGGACCGCTGGTGGGCACCCGCACCTGGGGCGGACTGGTCGGCATCAGCGGCAATCCATCGTTCGTCGACGGCGGCAACATCAGCGTGCCCCGATTCGCGTTCTACAAGCTCGATGGAACCTGGGGCATTGAGGGCCATGGCGTGGATCCCGACTTCGAGGTGATCGACGATCCCGGCGTCATGCGAGGCGGACTCGAGTTCGGAGGCCGCGATCCGCAACTCGAGAAGGCGATCGAACTCGTTCTGGCTGAGCTCGAGCGCAACCCGCCGCGCGACCCGCCGAGACCGGCAGGTCCGGATCGAAGCGGCATGGGACTCCCCCTCGAGGACCGCTGA
- a CDS encoding sigma-70 family RNA polymerase sigma factor, with amino-acid sequence MTSPPSILERIAGGDPSAVTACMERFGGLVRSLARRTCPNATEVDEAVQEIFVDIWRCAARFDASVASETTFVATIARRRLIDRMRRRSREPRVTMVQELPPDADRTNPAVRDRSEIREEGERAMEALNRLRPEQQQVLRLAIHCGQTHEEIATTTGMPLGTVKTHARRGLIKLRALLEAREAEQEASLHFESNPEWMASGGSTAGRTRSRR; translated from the coding sequence ATGACCTCTCCCCCTTCCATCCTCGAGCGCATTGCTGGAGGAGATCCCTCCGCGGTGACCGCGTGCATGGAGCGCTTCGGTGGATTGGTTCGCTCCCTTGCTCGCCGGACCTGCCCGAACGCGACCGAGGTCGACGAGGCGGTTCAGGAGATTTTCGTCGACATCTGGCGCTGCGCGGCGCGGTTTGACGCATCCGTTGCCAGCGAGACAACCTTTGTGGCCACGATTGCTCGGCGTCGGCTGATCGATCGAATGCGTCGACGCTCGCGGGAACCCCGCGTCACCATGGTGCAGGAGTTGCCTCCGGACGCTGATCGCACCAATCCCGCTGTTCGCGATCGAAGCGAGATCCGCGAAGAGGGTGAGCGGGCCATGGAAGCGCTCAATCGCCTTCGCCCCGAGCAGCAGCAGGTGCTTCGGCTCGCGATTCACTGCGGCCAGACCCACGAGGAAATCGCGACGACGACGGGCATGCCGCTGGGCACCGTGAAGACCCATGCGCGACGCGGGCTGATCAAGCTTCGAGCCCTCCTCGAGGCCCGAGAGGCTGAGCAGGAGGCCTCGCTCCACTTCGAGAGCAACCCGGAGTGGATGGCGTCAGGTGGATCGACGGCCGGCCGAACTCGCAGCCGTCGCTGA
- a CDS encoding glucosidase — translation MMTPEHQRLEEARLGLAQWRRWGPHVSARQWGTVREDYSPDGAAWDYLPHDHARSRAYRWGEDGLAGWSDEALQLCLTLSLWNGQDPILKERPFGLTNREGNHGEDLKECFFLLDGTPTHSWMRMVYKYPHRAFPYDELVRVNAARSKLEPEFELWDTGVFDDDRYFDVFVEFAKVAPDDIVVRYRVENRGPEAAICHLVPQLFFRNTWSWEKDAPRPRLASDGNGGIAIHHERLPELRLFIDTRRGAPVLLFCENDTNTERLFGKAREGRTFKDGVNDAIVHGRADAVNARLEGTKLGVHWAETIPAGGAMERTLRLAAPSLRAPFDGVEAIIESRRREADAFYATVHDPGADEEIRRMQRQAWAGLLWSKQTYLYDVRRWLDGDPTMPPPPTERRHGRNAAWTNLSCHSVHIMPDTWEYPWFAAWDHAFHAVALAPIDPDLAKEQLILLTRDRYMHPSGELPAYEWSFDDANPPVHAWASWRVYQIDRMLHSGRGDLDFLRHIFHRLLLNFTWWVNRKDVDGHNVFEGGFLGLDNIGVFDRSAALPTGGTLQQADATSWMSMYALNMLRIAIELATHDPIYQDLAVKFFEHFLQIAEAMTNFGGTGEGLWDEQDGFYYDRLRFPDGTTMPLRIHSIVGLIPLCAVEVLEPEMLDRLPAFKARLEWYFNERPELANLVSRWSLPGRGDQRLFSLLRGHRMKCLLKLMLDESKFLSPHGVRSMSRALEKKPYVFWQGTESLSVRYEPAESESEIFGGNSNWRGPVWFPLNYLIAESLLKFHNYYGDDFRVECPVGSGRMCTLREVAQEIARRLGTLFQRDSEGCRPVYGKWNKFQHDPHFRDHLLFFEYFCGNTGRGCGAMHQTGWTALVANLASMRFMEEHFGERP, via the coding sequence ATGATGACCCCCGAACACCAGCGGCTGGAAGAAGCACGACTCGGGCTCGCGCAGTGGCGTCGCTGGGGCCCCCATGTCAGCGCTCGCCAGTGGGGCACGGTGCGCGAGGATTACTCGCCCGACGGCGCCGCGTGGGACTATCTGCCGCACGATCACGCGCGAAGCCGCGCGTATCGCTGGGGCGAAGATGGGCTCGCCGGCTGGAGCGATGAAGCGCTTCAACTCTGCCTCACGCTCTCCTTGTGGAACGGACAGGACCCGATCCTGAAGGAGCGCCCCTTCGGGCTCACCAATCGAGAGGGCAATCACGGCGAGGACCTCAAGGAGTGCTTCTTCCTGCTCGACGGCACGCCGACGCACTCATGGATGCGGATGGTCTACAAGTATCCGCATCGAGCGTTCCCATACGACGAACTGGTGCGCGTCAATGCGGCGCGCTCGAAGCTCGAGCCCGAGTTTGAGCTCTGGGATACGGGCGTCTTTGACGACGATCGCTACTTCGATGTCTTCGTCGAGTTTGCCAAGGTGGCCCCCGACGACATCGTGGTCCGTTACCGCGTGGAGAATCGAGGACCGGAAGCGGCCATCTGCCACCTGGTCCCCCAGCTCTTCTTCCGCAACACCTGGTCGTGGGAGAAGGATGCGCCACGGCCGCGCCTGGCCTCCGACGGCAATGGCGGCATCGCGATCCATCACGAGCGCTTGCCCGAGTTGCGACTTTTCATCGACACGCGCCGCGGGGCACCGGTCCTCCTCTTCTGCGAGAACGACACCAACACGGAGCGTCTCTTCGGCAAGGCGCGAGAGGGACGCACCTTCAAGGACGGCGTGAATGACGCCATCGTGCATGGACGCGCCGACGCGGTGAACGCGCGCCTCGAAGGCACGAAGCTGGGAGTGCACTGGGCCGAGACGATTCCGGCTGGCGGCGCGATGGAGCGCACGCTCCGTCTTGCCGCACCCTCGCTCCGCGCGCCGTTCGACGGCGTCGAGGCGATCATCGAGAGCCGCCGGCGCGAAGCGGATGCCTTCTACGCCACCGTGCACGACCCGGGCGCCGACGAGGAGATCCGCCGCATGCAGCGCCAGGCGTGGGCGGGGCTTCTCTGGAGCAAGCAGACCTATCTCTACGATGTTCGCCGCTGGCTGGATGGCGACCCGACGATGCCTCCGCCGCCGACTGAGCGCCGCCATGGTCGCAACGCGGCGTGGACCAACCTCTCCTGCCACAGCGTGCACATCATGCCGGACACCTGGGAGTACCCATGGTTCGCCGCGTGGGATCACGCCTTCCACGCGGTGGCGCTCGCGCCGATCGATCCTGACCTCGCGAAGGAGCAGTTGATCCTCCTCACGCGCGATCGCTACATGCATCCTTCGGGCGAACTCCCCGCGTACGAGTGGTCCTTCGATGACGCGAACCCGCCCGTGCACGCGTGGGCGTCATGGCGGGTCTACCAGATCGATCGCATGCTTCACTCGGGCCGCGGCGATCTCGACTTCCTGCGCCACATCTTCCATCGCCTGCTTCTCAACTTCACCTGGTGGGTGAATCGCAAGGATGTCGATGGTCACAATGTCTTCGAAGGCGGCTTCCTGGGGCTCGACAACATCGGTGTCTTCGACCGCAGCGCGGCACTGCCGACGGGAGGCACGCTGCAACAGGCTGACGCGACGAGCTGGATGAGCATGTACGCGCTCAACATGTTGCGCATCGCCATTGAGCTCGCCACGCACGATCCGATCTATCAGGATCTCGCCGTCAAGTTCTTCGAGCACTTCCTCCAGATCGCCGAAGCGATGACCAACTTCGGTGGCACCGGCGAAGGTCTCTGGGATGAACAGGATGGCTTCTACTACGACCGCCTGCGCTTTCCCGATGGCACCACGATGCCGCTGCGCATCCACTCGATCGTCGGGCTCATTCCGCTCTGCGCCGTCGAGGTGCTGGAGCCCGAGATGCTCGATCGACTGCCCGCCTTCAAGGCGCGCCTCGAGTGGTACTTCAACGAGCGTCCGGAGTTGGCGAATCTGGTGAGCCGATGGAGTCTTCCCGGCCGCGGCGATCAACGACTCTTCAGCCTGCTTCGTGGCCATCGCATGAAGTGCCTGTTGAAGCTGATGCTGGATGAATCGAAGTTTCTCTCGCCGCACGGCGTTCGAAGCATGTCGCGAGCGCTCGAGAAGAAGCCCTATGTCTTCTGGCAGGGGACGGAGAGCCTGAGCGTGCGCTACGAACCGGCGGAGAGTGAGAGCGAGATCTTCGGAGGCAACTCGAACTGGCGCGGCCCGGTGTGGTTCCCGCTCAACTACCTGATCGCCGAGAGCCTTCTCAAGTTCCACAACTACTACGGCGACGACTTCCGCGTGGAGTGCCCCGTGGGCTCGGGGCGCATGTGCACACTCCGCGAGGTGGCTCAGGAGATTGCCCGGCGCCTCGGGACGCTCTTTCAGCGCGACTCCGAGGGGTGCCGGCCGGTGTATGGGAAGTGGAACAAGTTCCAGCACGATCCCCACTTCCGCGATCACCTCCTCTTCTTCGAGTACTTCTGCGGGAATACCGGTCGCGGCTGCGGGGCCATGCATCAGACGGGGTGGACCGCCCTGGTCGCCAATCTGGCCTCGATGCGATTCATGGAAGAGCATTTCGGCGAACGCCCGTGA